One segment of Cetobacterium sp. NK01 DNA contains the following:
- a CDS encoding glycosyltransferase family 2 protein — MKISVAMITFNEEKILKKTLESVKNLADEIVIVDSGSTDATKKIAEEFGAKFYYESWKGYGPQRNLAIEKCKGEWILNIDADEEISEELKNRILEIISDENTTKEIYKINRLSVCFGKKIKHGGWGTSYAIRLFKKGAGIFNNNVVHEAFETNKQIYKIKENIYHHSYLTMEDYFNRFNRYTTEGAKDYYNKGKRVNIFDIVVNPIYKFFKMYIFRLGFLDGVEGFVIASTSSLYSMVKYFKLREIYKNGSYIQKNNSSKNG; from the coding sequence ATGAAGATATCTGTTGCAATGATAACTTTTAATGAGGAAAAAATATTAAAAAAAACTCTGGAATCAGTTAAAAATCTAGCAGACGAAATAGTTATTGTAGATAGCGGATCAACAGATGCAACTAAGAAAATAGCTGAAGAATTTGGAGCTAAATTTTATTATGAATCGTGGAAAGGATATGGTCCTCAAAGAAATTTAGCTATTGAAAAATGTAAAGGTGAGTGGATCTTAAATATAGATGCAGATGAAGAGATTTCAGAAGAATTAAAAAATAGAATACTTGAGATAATATCTGACGAAAATACAACGAAAGAAATTTATAAGATTAATAGATTATCAGTTTGTTTTGGAAAAAAAATAAAACATGGAGGCTGGGGAACATCTTACGCAATTAGATTGTTTAAAAAAGGAGCTGGAATTTTTAATAATAATGTTGTCCATGAAGCTTTTGAGACAAATAAACAAATATATAAAATAAAAGAAAATATATACCATCATTCATATTTAACAATGGAAGATTATTTTAATAGATTTAATAGATACACTACTGAAGGAGCAAAAGACTATTACAATAAAGGAAAAAGAGTAAATATTTTCGATATAGTAGTAAATCCAATATATAAGTTTTTTAAAATGTATATTTTTAGATTGGGATTTTTAGATGGAGTTGAAGGATTTGTTATAGCTTCTACGAGTTCTTTATATTCAATGGTTAAATATTTTAAGTTAAGGGAGATATATAAGAATGGCTCATACATACAAAAGAATAATAGTAGCAAGAACGGATAA
- a CDS encoding glycosyltransferase family 9 protein, whose protein sequence is MAHTYKRIIVARTDKIGDLILSIPSFFMLRKMYPDAEITLLVRNYNYNIVKNLPYINRVVQIDNYRQKELLEKIKYFNADVFIALYVDNFVMELAKASKAKIKIGPLSKLKSFFTFNKGILQKRSKSIKHEAEYNLDLIKKLDKKIFEERFEINTQIFLDKNNIEAAEKFFKDNNIGKKVLVVNPFMGGSAKNITDSQYADIIRRVIDYDKDIEVIITAHISDEDRGINLLKKIDREKVYLFANGGELLNIGAVINKAKVYFGGSTGPTHIAGSLQKSIVALYPKKPSQSPVRWGIFGNDDVTYIIPDENSKENYKHKEFDSYTKEIENTLVQEIIKRLER, encoded by the coding sequence ATGGCTCATACATACAAAAGAATAATAGTAGCAAGAACGGATAAAATAGGAGATTTAATTCTATCAATCCCTAGTTTTTTTATGCTTAGAAAAATGTATCCTGATGCTGAGATAACTCTATTGGTAAGAAATTATAATTATAATATAGTGAAAAATTTGCCATATATAAATAGAGTTGTTCAAATAGATAATTACAGACAAAAAGAGCTTTTAGAAAAAATCAAATATTTTAATGCAGATGTTTTTATAGCCCTGTATGTAGATAATTTTGTTATGGAATTAGCAAAAGCTAGTAAAGCTAAGATAAAGATTGGACCACTTTCAAAATTAAAATCTTTTTTTACATTTAATAAAGGCATTTTACAAAAAAGATCTAAATCGATAAAACATGAAGCAGAATATAATTTAGATTTAATAAAAAAATTAGATAAAAAAATTTTTGAAGAGAGATTTGAGATAAATACTCAAATATTTTTGGATAAAAATAATATAGAAGCTGCAGAAAAATTTTTTAAAGATAATAACATAGGTAAAAAAGTTTTAGTGGTAAATCCGTTTATGGGTGGTTCTGCTAAAAATATAACAGATAGTCAATATGCTGACATAATAAGAAGAGTTATAGATTACGATAAGGATATAGAAGTTATTATAACAGCTCATATATCAGATGAAGATAGAGGTATAAATCTCTTAAAAAAAATAGATAGAGAAAAAGTTTATCTTTTTGCCAACGGTGGAGAGTTGCTAAATATAGGTGCAGTTATAAATAAAGCTAAAGTTTATTTTGGAGGATCTACTGGTCCAACTCACATAGCGGGTTCGTTACAAAAAAGCATTGTTGCATTATATCCTAAAAAACCAAGTCAAAGTCCAGTGAGATGGGGAATTTTTGGTAATGATGATGTAACATATATTATTCCAGATGAAAATTCAAAAGAAAATTATAAACATAAAGAGTTTGATTCGTATACTAAAGAGATAGAGAATACCTTAGTTCAAGAAATAATAAAAAGATTGGAGAGATAA
- a CDS encoding glycosyltransferase family 9 protein yields the protein MKILIIHTAFIGDIVLSTPLLKRIKEVYPEAKITYVTTPIGATILRNNPNITEIIEYDKRGNHSGIKGLVALGRRLRYENFNIVITPHRYLRSSVLAWLTRSPKRIGYDIASGSFLFTNKIKYDKNKHEVEKLLSFLGEVPKNPREGYPIELYPNKKDSDTVDKIWNENGLFSEKIVAIAPGSKWFTKKWPLEYFNEVIKLLLKDNVKVVVIGGKDELFLNMETHKNIIDLRGKTTLLELAEVLKRVEVVLTNDSSPIHIASAFSKTTILAIFGPTVKEFGFFPWSRNSEVLEIEELACRPCAIHGGNKCPKGHFKCMLEIKPEKVYEKILQKLKR from the coding sequence ATGAAGATATTAATTATACATACAGCTTTTATAGGAGATATAGTGTTATCAACACCATTATTAAAAAGAATAAAAGAGGTTTATCCAGAGGCTAAAATTACTTACGTAACTACTCCAATAGGAGCAACTATCTTAAGGAATAATCCAAACATAACTGAAATAATAGAATACGATAAAAGAGGAAATCACTCAGGAATAAAAGGTCTTGTAGCTTTAGGAAGAAGATTAAGATATGAGAATTTTAATATTGTAATTACTCCACATAGATATTTACGTAGCTCGGTTTTGGCTTGGTTAACGAGATCTCCTAAAAGAATAGGGTATGATATAGCAAGTGGTAGTTTTCTATTTACTAATAAAATAAAATACGATAAAAATAAACATGAGGTAGAGAAGTTATTGTCATTTTTAGGAGAGGTTCCTAAAAATCCTAGAGAAGGTTATCCGATAGAATTATACCCTAATAAAAAAGATAGTGATACAGTTGATAAAATTTGGAATGAGAATGGTTTGTTTTCCGAAAAAATTGTTGCAATAGCTCCAGGAAGTAAATGGTTCACTAAAAAGTGGCCTTTAGAGTATTTTAACGAAGTTATAAAACTACTTCTTAAGGATAATGTAAAGGTAGTTGTCATTGGTGGAAAGGATGAACTTTTTTTAAATATGGAAACTCATAAAAATATTATTGATTTGAGAGGTAAGACAACATTATTAGAACTAGCAGAAGTATTAAAAAGAGTTGAAGTTGTTTTAACAAACGACTCATCGCCTATTCATATAGCGTCTGCATTTTCAAAAACAACTATTTTAGCTATTTTTGGACCAACAGTAAAGGAATTTGGTTTTTTCCCATGGAGTAGAAATAGTGAAGTTTTAGAAATTGAAGAATTAGCATGTAGACCTTGTGCAATTCATGGAGGGAATAAATGCCCGAAAGGACATTTTAAATGTATGTTGGAAATAAAACCAGAGAAAGTTTATGAAAAGATTCTACAAAAACTAAAGAGGTAA
- a CDS encoding lipopolysaccharide core heptose(II) kinase RfaY, with translation MEKVVCNENIDFNIVNKIKKMDFKIIKSLKDDKRSKVILIEIDKNRYVYKIPKEKNKRIWQRIISLIRGSESKREYKNYLRIQELGFKGPIPVMYWEKKIFGICIDSFLVSFYLEGNPATKNELDKVEKELKKIHEKGYLHGDSQLNNFIIKNDETYLIDAKLIKNRYKRAGEAYEFIYLEESCHEEINIYDKKSLSYKLAKGLNSYLHWIGRMKKTIRGKER, from the coding sequence ATGGAAAAAGTTGTATGTAATGAAAATATAGACTTTAATATAGTAAATAAAATAAAAAAAATGGATTTCAAAATAATAAAAAGTTTAAAAGATGATAAAAGAAGTAAAGTTATTTTAATAGAGATAGATAAAAATAGATATGTTTATAAAATTCCAAAAGAAAAAAATAAAAGAATTTGGCAAAGAATAATCTCTTTAATAAGAGGTAGTGAAAGTAAGAGAGAATACAAAAATTATCTACGAATACAAGAGTTAGGATTTAAGGGGCCAATTCCAGTTATGTATTGGGAAAAAAAAATCTTCGGAATATGTATAGATTCATTTTTAGTGAGCTTTTATTTAGAAGGGAATCCAGCTACTAAAAATGAATTAGATAAAGTTGAGAAAGAGTTGAAAAAGATACATGAAAAAGGATATTTACATGGTGATTCACAACTTAATAATTTTATAATAAAAAATGATGAAACTTATTTAATTGATGCAAAATTAATAAAAAATAGATACAAAAGAGCAGGGGAAGCGTATGAATTTATATACTTAGAAGAGAGTTGTCATGAAGAGATAAATATATATGATAAAAAAAGCTTGAGTTATAAATTAGCAAAAGGTTTGAATAGTTACCTGCATTGGATTGGGAGAATGAAAAAAACAATTCGAGGAAAGGAAAGATAA
- a CDS encoding glycosyltransferase family 9 protein translates to MRVLIIRLSSIGDVILTTPVLKELKKKYPDIIIDFLVMENFKDAISGCPYIDNLILFNKKKHDGLKKMITFGKELKKNNYDYIFDLHAKVRSKIIGNAVGAKVYTYKKRSLLKTILVKTKAIKYKVDDTIIRNYFGAFKVLGLKYKTEDLTFSFEKKDLDKLSSLCIEYENVPMIAPGASKETKKWTKEGFAELVKLLYNKYGKKPIIIGGNNEYEMCEEIKKLSGNLAVNLAGKLNLKESGALLSKAKFLITNDSGPFHIARGVKCPTFVIFGPTSPEMFEYDKDNILIYLNESCSPCSLHGDKECPQKHFNCMKKLSAQMVMEVIEKNGR, encoded by the coding sequence TTGAGAGTTTTAATAATAAGACTTAGTTCAATAGGAGATGTAATATTAACGACTCCTGTATTAAAAGAGTTGAAAAAAAAATATCCAGATATAATTATAGATTTTTTAGTTATGGAAAATTTTAAAGATGCAATATCAGGATGTCCATATATAGATAATTTGATTTTATTTAACAAGAAAAAACATGACGGTTTAAAAAAAATGATTACTTTTGGTAAAGAGTTGAAAAAAAATAACTATGATTATATTTTTGATCTACATGCTAAAGTTAGATCAAAAATTATAGGAAATGCTGTTGGAGCTAAAGTTTATACATATAAAAAAAGAAGTTTATTAAAAACTATTTTAGTAAAAACAAAAGCTATAAAATATAAGGTTGATGACACAATTATAAGAAATTATTTTGGAGCGTTTAAAGTTTTGGGATTAAAGTATAAAACTGAGGATTTAACTTTTAGTTTTGAAAAAAAAGACTTGGATAAATTGAGTTCACTTTGTATAGAATATGAAAATGTACCGATGATAGCACCAGGCGCTTCAAAGGAAACTAAAAAATGGACAAAAGAAGGATTTGCAGAATTAGTAAAACTACTTTATAATAAATATGGGAAGAAACCTATTATAATAGGTGGAAATAATGAATATGAAATGTGTGAAGAAATTAAAAAACTTTCAGGTAATTTAGCAGTTAATTTAGCAGGAAAATTAAATTTAAAAGAAAGTGGAGCATTATTATCGAAAGCTAAGTTTTTAATAACTAATGATTCGGGACCATTTCATATAGCAAGAGGAGTAAAATGTCCAACATTTGTTATATTTGGACCAACTAGTCCAGAAATGTTTGAGTATGACAAAGATAACATTTTAATCTATTTAAATGAATCTTGTTCGCCTTGTAGTTTGCATGGTGATAAAGAGTGTCCGCAAAAACATTTTAATTGTATGAAAAAATTGAGTGCACAGATGGTAATGGAAGTAATAGAAAAAAATGGGAGGTAA
- the recA gene encoding recombinase RecA has protein sequence MAKKSVDTTDKSKALETALKQIRKDFGEGSIMKLGENQGMNIEVIPTGSINLDLALGLGGVPRGRIIEVYGAESSGKTTIALHIVAQAQKMGGVAAFIDAEHALDPVYAKALGVDVEELLISQPDFGEQALEIADMLVRSGAIDVIVVDSVAALVPKAEIDGEMSDQQMGLQARLMSKALRKLTGSINKSKTTMIFINQVRDKIGGFSFGPQTTTTGGKALKFYSSVRMEVKRVGSVKQGEEVIGNETVVKVTKNKVAPPFKEAKFQIMYGKGISRVGEILDMALDNDIVAKSGAWFSFGDIRLGQGKENVKARLETEPELLAAIEEKVNQLLEKNTIVLHTSEGEEEVETEESIEE, from the coding sequence ATGGCAAAAAAATCAGTGGATACAACAGATAAGTCAAAGGCTTTAGAGACGGCATTAAAACAGATAAGAAAAGATTTTGGAGAGGGATCAATAATGAAACTTGGGGAAAACCAAGGTATGAATATTGAAGTTATCCCTACAGGAAGTATAAATTTAGATTTAGCTCTTGGTTTAGGTGGAGTTCCTAGAGGAAGAATAATAGAAGTGTATGGAGCAGAAAGTTCAGGAAAAACAACAATTGCATTACATATTGTAGCACAAGCACAAAAAATGGGAGGGGTAGCAGCTTTTATAGATGCTGAACATGCTTTAGATCCAGTATATGCAAAAGCTTTAGGAGTAGATGTAGAAGAGTTATTGATTTCTCAACCAGATTTTGGAGAACAGGCATTGGAAATTGCAGATATGCTAGTTAGATCAGGTGCAATTGATGTTATCGTTGTTGACTCTGTAGCAGCTTTAGTTCCAAAAGCTGAAATTGATGGTGAAATGTCAGATCAACAAATGGGTCTTCAGGCTAGATTAATGTCAAAAGCTTTAAGAAAGTTAACGGGATCTATAAATAAATCAAAAACAACAATGATATTTATAAATCAAGTTAGAGATAAAATAGGTGGATTTAGTTTTGGTCCTCAGACAACGACAACAGGTGGTAAAGCTCTTAAATTCTATTCATCTGTAAGAATGGAAGTTAAAAGAGTTGGAAGTGTAAAACAAGGAGAAGAGGTCATTGGAAATGAAACGGTAGTAAAAGTTACGAAAAATAAAGTTGCTCCACCGTTTAAAGAGGCTAAATTCCAAATTATGTATGGGAAAGGGATATCTAGAGTTGGAGAAATTTTAGATATGGCTTTAGATAATGATATTGTTGCAAAATCAGGTGCATGGTTTAGTTTTGGAGATATTAGATTAGGTCAAGGTAAAGAGAATGTAAAAGCTAGATTAGAAACTGAACCTGAATTACTAGCAGCAATTGAAGAAAAGGTAAACCAACTTTTAGAAAAAAATACAATAGTACTTCATACATCAGAAGGAGAGGAAGAAGTTGAAACTGAAGAGAGTATTGAAGAATAA
- a CDS encoding regulatory protein RecX, whose amino-acid sequence MKLKRVLKNKYLFENGLNIGLNNEIINKYDLKKREELSQEEYLQVLELAALSTSYYYLAKRDYTKKEIYNKLLQKYWEKIPVSKVILKLEKSGYINDKEFAISYIKNRKCGRKKIEYELKMKGITSEILEEVLEFYEEDEELEELNRAWEKLGNKDEQKKIASLMRKGFSYGDIKKVIAKKREE is encoded by the coding sequence TTGAAACTGAAGAGAGTATTGAAGAATAAATATCTCTTTGAAAATGGTTTGAATATTGGACTAAATAATGAAATAATAAATAAATATGATTTAAAAAAGAGAGAGGAGCTATCTCAGGAAGAATACTTACAAGTGTTAGAGTTAGCTGCTCTCTCTACTTCATATTATTATTTAGCTAAAAGAGACTATACCAAAAAAGAGATATACAATAAATTATTGCAAAAATATTGGGAAAAAATTCCTGTATCAAAAGTGATTTTAAAATTAGAAAAATCTGGATATATTAATGATAAAGAGTTTGCAATCTCCTATATAAAAAATAGAAAATGTGGTAGAAAAAAAATAGAATATGAATTAAAAATGAAAGGAATAACTTCAGAAATACTAGAAGAAGTTTTAGAGTTCTATGAAGAAGATGAAGAATTAGAAGAGTTAAACAGAGCATGGGAAAAACTTGGAAACAAAGACGAGCAAAAAAAAATTGCTTCTTTAATGAGAAAAGGATTCTCATATGGTGATATAAAAAAAGTTATAGCAAAGAAAAGGGAGGAATAA
- a CDS encoding lysophospholipid acyltransferase family protein produces the protein MLTLFKVTLVALLNFTYITLFKASKIKKMASDKAPFEARKELKKLSERIVKASKIDLEVVYLDEKAYKKMKLEDGIVIVANHASNLDIPVIVTALSIPVGFVAKKEMENWPFYSMWMKLSKCIFLDRSNPREGIKSIRKAVDIVKQGYPTVIFPEGERTLTGEIGNFKKGSFKLATETNGIILPLTIDGTFFVQNRKSIFIKPNIKVRLTVGKPIDLRKISQENSKNISEIVRESIVKEIK, from the coding sequence ATGTTAACACTATTTAAAGTTACATTAGTAGCGCTACTGAATTTTACCTATATAACGTTATTTAAAGCTAGCAAAATAAAGAAAATGGCTAGTGATAAAGCGCCGTTTGAAGCTAGAAAAGAATTGAAAAAACTTTCTGAAAGAATAGTAAAAGCATCTAAAATAGATTTAGAAGTAGTTTATTTAGATGAAAAAGCATATAAGAAAATGAAATTAGAAGATGGAATAGTGATAGTAGCTAACCATGCAAGTAATTTAGATATACCTGTAATAGTTACAGCATTAAGTATACCTGTAGGATTTGTTGCCAAGAAGGAGATGGAAAATTGGCCTTTTTATTCAATGTGGATGAAACTAAGTAAATGTATTTTTTTAGATAGATCAAATCCAAGAGAGGGAATAAAAAGTATTAGAAAAGCTGTTGATATAGTAAAGCAAGGATATCCAACTGTTATTTTTCCAGAGGGAGAAAGAACATTAACAGGAGAGATCGGAAATTTTAAAAAAGGAAGTTTTAAATTAGCTACAGAAACTAATGGAATTATTTTACCGTTAACAATAGATGGAACCTTTTTTGTTCAAAATAGAAAAAGTATTTTTATTAAACCAAATATAAAAGTTAGATTGACTGTAGGAAAACCGATAGATTTGAGAAAAATAAGCCAAGAAAATAGCAAAAACATTAGCGAGATTGTTCGA